One region of Salvia miltiorrhiza cultivar Shanhuang (shh) chromosome 3, IMPLAD_Smil_shh, whole genome shotgun sequence genomic DNA includes:
- the LOC131018750 gene encoding pollen-specific leucine-rich repeat extensin-like protein 1, which produces MVSTRPKNKLRGIPQGTKIDLTGESPTPPKSKASKKIPRPKPLPKQTTPTPSSKTLPEAESPSPVDENVIEQLTAEIDVPTLGTDEQHVAEGEGKAIPEMAKKGEEEPSRRKHTPTAPKRNKLAVKKSATPAKGSSNERNEPSGSVLQEEQGQSSEEPEETPAKRRRKVMAPTLIRMIKREPASAPRSRKKTAKGIAVPKIPDMKSLEPLGTVKKIKEYFDNIGWKAFLGWPGHAYEEVVREVFDSM; this is translated from the coding sequence ATGGTCTCCACCAGACCAAAGAACAAACTCAGAGGAATTCCCCAAGGCACGAAAATCGACCTCACCGGAGAAAGCCCCACACCACCGAAATCAAAAGCTTCGAAAAAAATCCCACGTCCGAAACCACTTCCGAAGCAAACCACACCAACCCCATCGTCCAAAACCCTGCCGGAAGCCGAGAGTCCCTCGCCGGTGGATGAAAATGTCATCGAGCAACTCACGGCGGAAATAGACGTCCCCACGCTCGGCACTGACGAACAGCATGTAGCCGAAGGGGAGGGCAAGGCCATACCGGAAATGGCGAAGAAAGGCGAGGAAGAGCCGTCTAGGAGGAAGCACACCCCCACCGCTCCAAAGAGAAATAAGCTGGCGGTCAAGAAATCAGCCACGCCGGCCAAAGGATCATCAAATGAGAGGAACGAACCTTCGGGTTCAGTGCTGCAAGAGGAGCAGGGACAGTCCAGCGAGGAGCCAGAGGAAACACCAGCCAAAAGGAGGAGGAAAGTGATGGCCCCAACTCTAATCCGAATGATTAAGAGAGAGCCGGCGTCCGCACCGAGAAGCAGGAAGAAGACGGCGAAGGGGATTGCTGTGCCCAAGATCCCGGATATGAAGTCGCTGGAGCCTTTGGGCACAGTGAAAAAGATAAAGGAATACTTCGACAACATCGGATGGAAGGCATTTCTGGGATGGCCAGGGCACGCGTATGAGGAAGTGGTCAGAGAAGTTTTTGACTCGATGTAG